Proteins encoded in a region of the Hirundo rustica isolate bHirRus1 chromosome 10, bHirRus1.pri.v3, whole genome shotgun sequence genome:
- the KCNJ13 gene encoding inward rectifier potassium channel 13, translating into MTTDVLESNNTKSSAPLLTQRYLRLVTKDGHSTFQMAGAQGGGVAYLRDVWGILMDMRWRWMMLVFSASFVIHWLVFAVLWYLLAEMNGDLELDHDAPPDNHTICVKYITSFTAAFSFSLETQLTIGYGTMFPSGDCPSAIALLAIQMVLGLMLEAFLTGAFVAKIARPKNRALSIRFSRSAVVTHTEGKPHLMFQVANTRSSPLTSIQISAILYQEQESGQLHQTSIDFHLDSVTADECPFFIFPLTYYHSITASSPLAALLQREAPHHFELVVFLSAVQEGTGETCQRRTSYLPSEILVYHRFASLLARNAKGEYQIKMENFDKTIPELPTVADSKSPKRTDKEIRINGQHTDSFQLSETGLTE; encoded by the exons ATGACAACAGATGTGCTAGAGAGCAATAACACCAAATCCAGCGCTCCCCTGCTGACTCAGAGATACCTGAGGCTGGTGACCAAGGATGGACACAGCACGTTCCAGATGGCCGGCGCCCAAGGCGGAGGCGTGGCGTACCTCCGAGACGTGTGGGGGATACTCATGGACATGCGCTGGAGATGGATGATGCTCGTCTTCTCGGCTTCCTTTGTCATTCACTGGCTGGTCTTTGCAGTGCTCTGGTATCTGCTGGCTGAGATGAATGGGGACCTGGAGCTGGACCACGATGCTCCACCTGACAACCACACTATATGCGTCAAGTACATCACCAGTTTCACAGCCGCCTTCTCCTTCTCGCTGGAGACACAACTCACAATTGGCTATGGCACCATGTTCCCAAGTGGGGACTGTCCCAGTGCCATTGCACTGCTGGCAATCCAGATGGTCCTGGGGCTCATGCTAGAAGCCTTCCTCACAG GTGCTTTCGTGGCCAAGATTGCACGTCCAAAGAACCGGGCACTCTCCATCCGCTTCTCGCGCTCTGCCGTGGTCACACACACCGAGGGGAAGCCACACCTCATGTTCCAGGTGGCCAACACTCGCTCCAGCCCCCTGACCAGCATCCAGATCTCTGCTATACTTTACCAAGAACAAGAGAGCGGGCAGCTGCACCAGACTAGCATTGACTTCCACCTGGACAGCGTCACTGCGGACGAGtgtccttttttcattttcccactGACCTACTACCACTCCATCACTGCATCCAGCCCGCTGGCTGCTCTCCTTCAAAGAGAAGCTCCTCACCACTTTGAGCTGGTCGTCTTCCTGTCAGCTGTGCAGGAGGGCACGGGAGAAACGTGCCAGAGGAGAACATCCTACCTCCCGTCAGAGATCCTGGTGTACCACCGCTTTGCCTCCCTGCTAGCCCGCAATGCCAAAGGTGAATACCAGATcaagatggagaattttgaCAAGACTATTCCTGAGCTCCCAACTGTAGCTGACTCAAAGAGTCCCAAAAGGACTGACAAGGAGATCCGCATCAATGGACAGCACACCGACAGCTTCCAGCTCTCTGAGACCGGCCTCACGGAGTAG